The Aedes albopictus strain Foshan chromosome 1, AalbF5, whole genome shotgun sequence genomic interval ACAACGACTGACAGGCTTCATTAttcatccccgaaaaaaaaaaacctatggaAAAATAGCAGATCATCGCTCCCTTGCTGATCCCCGAGTTCCAATCAAATTAATTATCGAAACTGGATTTAATTAATGCACCACCGCGCAGCCACAACACGGCGGGACATCTTGGTGGATTTCATCCCAAACGAGAAGATATCGATCTAGTCAGCCAGCAGATAATAGTAGCGTAGTAGGCTGTCGTGTGTACCATTGATTTTCACAGCCTGCTACCACCACGCACCACACGCGGTTCGAACGAAGAAAGAAAGACCAAAAGCGGTTCCCACGTAATTATGCAAATAAGGAAACCCGAAGAAGGCGTAGAAAGCGAAACGCGCTGCGAAAATAAAGGGACGACATCCATAGGATCAGACGCGGGCAGGTACCTGGCTGCTCCGGTTCCAAACATAAGATGTGTATCACGTCGTCCTATCTCCAGTGAGCGAGGAAGCAAGCGGGGTATCAGGTGGTCGTCTTCATCGCAGCCGAATCGCTCGAGGGGGGTGACAAAAAGACGAACGAAACGATGAACGAAGAGAGCGGACGGTTCGGTCAAGTCCACAGATGGAAGCGACACCGAAGAACTAAATTTAGTACGTAATTGTTGTTCACCTCCCGAAGGGGCCAGAAGCGCAAGTATGACGAGCGAAGATGATGAAGGTCCAGTTCGTTCGGATCGGAtggaggagagataataattgtGCCTTTCAGCAGAATACGCGCGGAAGAGTGGGGGCAGCGGCGCGGAACGAAGGAGGCTGTGTGCAACTTGAGCAAACAGCTGCTGGACCCGTTTCCTGTTTGGAGCTGTTTGGGCTCCAGGCTCCCAGTATGGAGAGAATGTGGAAAAACGTGAGTCCGCGTTCTTGGAAACGCAACAAAAGGGAGGCCATGAAATGGACAACTACTAGAAACCGTCGCCTGCTGCGACCACCAACCGCGAAGCGCCGACCAACATGCTGCGCCTAATCGCTCAATCTAGTTTGTCGTGTCCCGCTGTAATCGCTGGTTTTGGCAGCACTGTCCACGCCAGGCAATGACCAAGCGTAATTGTAATCAGTCCACCCGCGAAGAGGAGATAAGCGTGACTGGGGCCATAACTGATTGTGTACGCAGCTTTGTACACAATCGACTCGCGCGCGGTTGGAAGACGAGAGTGAGAGAATCCCTCAACTCAGTCTACGAGAGTAATCCAAGCTGGGCGAAGGTGTTTTGCATTGCGTGATCAGTTTCACTCGATTTCAATCTGAATGATGGGCATCCGGAACACGGGGTGAGTCACCGGTGGCGGTTTCCACGATCATTCAGAATCGCAAATGAGACACTTTTCCCCTTCTTCCTCGCTTCCGCAGAAAGCTAGCCGGTAAAACGCTATTCATCACCGGAGCTTCTCGGGGGATCGGCAAGGCGATCGCACTAAAAGCGGCCCGTGACGGTGCCAATGTGGTGATCGCAGCGAAAACTGCCGAACCACACCCGAAGCTGCAGGGCACGATCTACACGGCGGCAGCCGAAAGTGAGTAAccccaatagagttaataaactatagaggacgaatgtcgctggtgttccctttgttctcgttcgaaaacatgccgggtatctatctgtcaaactgcatactttttcgctttgacacttatatacctgcctatctccgccagcaagagatgttgcggcggcgacgccagcgacattcttcctctatagtttactaGCTCTATTGTAACCCCCGACCGGTCGGTCCGATCATGAAAGCGGACAAGATCGATGATGATCGTTTCTCTCTTTGTAGTTGATGCGGCCGGCGGTAAGGCGCTAGCGTGCGTAGTGGATGTCCGCGATGAGGTCGCCGTGCGGGCCGCAATCAAAGGAGCCGTCGACAAATTCGGCGGCATCGATATTCTGGTCAACAATGCCAGCGCGATTTCGTTGACCCCGACGGAACAGACCGAGATGAAGCGTTACGACTTGATGAATAACATCAACACCCGAGGAACGTTCCTGGTGTAAGTGATCGTACTGATCTTGAACTTGATTGATGAGCTTTCAAACCGATCTTCTTTACTAACAGTTCCAAGGAATGCATCCCGTACCTGAAGAATAGCTCCCACGGTCACATCCTGAACCTGTCACCGCCGCTAACTCTCAAACCGGAGTGGTTCGCCCGCAACCTAGCGTACACGATCGCCAAATACGGCATGTCAATGTGCGCCCTAGGAATGGCCGAAGAGTTCCGCAAGGATGGCATCGCTGCCAACGCCCTGTGGCCAGCAAAACTGGTCCACACGGCGGCCGTCGACATGATCCACGGCGACGGAGCCGAGGTCGTGTCCCGCAAACCGGAAATCATGGCCGACGCTGCGTACGCCATTCTCTGCAAGGACCCTCGCACCTGCACCGGAAACTTCTTCATCGACGAGGACCTTCTCCAGGCGGAAGGCATCACCGACTTCAGCGAATACTCCTGCGTACCCGGCAACGAGCAGAACATCCGTCTCTGCGGCTTTGTCGACCCGAATCGATCgaaattgtaataaaacaaagCAGCAATCCATCCGGATTTCGAAAAcatcttttccaaatttctttCGATCGAAGCAACCGAAATCCAGGCAGGCTTTGAGCTTTGATGCCGTGAGAAACCGCGACGCCGCTCGGTCGCGTCTTCTTCGGGTAAAAATCGATCGCATTAATCTTGCCATCATCGGGTCGGGTCAGAAAATTCAAAACATCCGCCTGGGAACGGAATGTCCAATCGAGAACCGAGGACCAGCTGAAACGGCAAGAAATATTTGCCTCGGCATGGAATCTTCGTCGTCATGGTCGTTGTCGCCTTCGTTGGTTTCATCGTTCCATTCTTGTTTTGGTTTCGAGTTTTCGTTTCAACCGTCGCGACGCGACAGGATGGTTGCCAGGGCATCTT includes:
- the LOC109428437 gene encoding hydroxysteroid dehydrogenase-like protein 2; the protein is MMGIRNTGKLAGKTLFITGASRGIGKAIALKAARDGANVVIAAKTAEPHPKLQGTIYTAAAEIDAAGGKALACVVDVRDEVAVRAAIKGAVDKFGGIDILVNNASAISLTPTEQTEMKRYDLMNNINTRGTFLVSKECIPYLKNSSHGHILNLSPPLTLKPEWFARNLAYTIAKYGMSMCALGMAEEFRKDGIAANALWPAKLVHTAAVDMIHGDGAEVVSRKPEIMADAAYAILCKDPRTCTGNFFIDEDLLQAEGITDFSEYSCVPGNEQNIRLCGFVDPNRSKL